One Cucurbita pepo subsp. pepo cultivar mu-cu-16 chromosome LG07, ASM280686v2, whole genome shotgun sequence genomic region harbors:
- the LOC111798212 gene encoding uncharacterized protein LOC111798212 yields MVAQGLDKRPLKELVAEISSRKFNCVRLTWSVHMFTRYAYETIGDVFDGLDIADVKNGVKKHNPEILKMTVAKAFQTVINALGSEKIMVILDNHISQPRWCCSLDDGNGFFGDCNFNPSEWLQGLSFVAVQFTCNPYVIGMSLRNELRGSLSNADAWCYYVRQGSQLIHRINPNLLVVISGLNYDNDLSHLKKRPLGYTLHNKVVLEAHLYSFSGDHESKFTKNPLNIICDQIMEKFEKEAGFVVDMENPYPLFLSEFGYDQSGGNDAQNRFMSCFLARIVEKDIDWALWAFQGSYMYRQGHQDIEESFGVMDYSWTKDRNPKLQQLLQLAKRINQDPNSKAPMSYIMLHPASGQCVKSNSNGEAELGDCTAPTQWNHSGDASLMKSSSGKCLKSAGDGKSPVVSDDCSGDGSNWTVASKAKLQLATKIGEDNFCLEKESDTSIVVKKCICLDEGSCMDDPQSQWFKLIPTNVA; encoded by the exons ATGGTTGCTCAAGGACTTGATAAGCGTCCATTGAAAGAGTTGGTAGCTGAGATTAGTAGTCGCAAATTCAATTGTGTTCGATTGACGTGGTCTGTCCATATGTTTACTCGTTATGCATATGAGACTATTGGTGATGTCTTTGACGGTCTAGATATTGCTGATGTAAAAAATGGAGTTAAAAAGCACAATCctgaaatattgaaaatgacgGTTGCTAAGGCGTTTCAAACTGTCATTAATGCTTTGGGCTCGGAGAAAATTATGGTTATTTTAGATAATCATATTAGCCAACCAAGATGGTGTTGCTCTCTCGATGATGGAAATGGGTTCTTTGGAGATTGCAATTTTAACCCGAGTGAATGGCTTCAAGGCCTGTCATTTGTTGCCGTGCAATTCACATGCAATCCATAT GTGATAGGAATGAGTTTAAGAAACGAGCTTCGAGGGTCATTATCAAATGCTGATGCTTGGTGTTATTATGTGAGACAAGGAAGCCAACTGATCCATAGAATAAACCCTAATCTCCTTGTAGTCATTTCTGGACTAAACTATGACAATGATCTAAGCCATCTAAAGAAAAGGCCTCTAGGCTACACTTTACACAACAAAGTAGTGTTGGAGGCACATCTCTACTCGTTCAGTGGAGATCATGAAAGCAAGTTCACAAAGAAtccattaaatataatatgcGACCAAATCATGGAGAAGTTTGAAAAGGAAGCTGGGTTTGTGGTGGACATGGAGAATCCATATCCTTTGTTCCTTAGTGAATTCGGGTACGATCAATCGGGTGGAAATGACGCTCAAAATCGATTCATGAGCTGCTTTTTAGCTCGAATTGTAGAGAAGGATATTGATTGGGCGTTGTGGGCTTTCCAAGGAAGTTATATGTATAGACAAGGACATCAAGATATTGAAGAAAGTTTTGGTGTTATGGATTACTCTTGGACTAAAGATCGTAACCCTAAACTTCAACAATTACTTCAACTTGCCAAGAGAATCAACCAAG ATCCAAATTCAAAAGCACCAATGTCATACATAATGCTACATCCAGCATCGGGACAATGTGTTAAGTCCAATAGCAACGGAGAAGCTGAACTTGGTGATTGTACAGCTCCGACCCAATGGAACCATAGTGGAGATGCAAGTTTGATGAAGTCGTCAAGCGGGAAATGTTTGAAGTCTGCTGGAGATGGGAAGTCGCCAGTGGTATCCGATGATTGCTCCGGTGATGGAAGCAATTGGACGGTGGCTTCCAAAGCAAAGCTTCAATTGGCCACCAAAATTGGTGAAGACAATTTTTGCCTGGAAAAGGAATCTGATACTTCAATCGTTGTGAAGAAATGCATTTGCCTAGATGAGGGGAGCTGCATGGATGACCCTCAAAGCCAATGGTTCAAGCTTATTCCAACCAATGTTgcttag